One Elusimicrobiaceae bacterium genomic window, TCAGCTCATCTATGCCCTGGTTGCGTAAGGCTTCAATCTCTTTTACTTTCATCGCGGTTCCCCTTATCGCCTTGCCACTAGTTTCGTGCGGATCGGCAGCTTGGCTGACGCGAGCCGCATGGCTTCTTTCGCTTCTTCGAGGGTCAACCCCTCGACTTCATAAAGAATCCGGCCCGGCTTCACAACCGCCACCCATGACTCGGGCGCGCCTTTCCCTTTACCCATGCGGGTTCCGGCGGCGTGCTTGGTGATCGGCTTGTCCGGGAAAATGCGTATCCACATTTTGCCGCGTTTCTT contains:
- the rplP gene encoding 50S ribosomal protein L16: MLMPKKTKYRKTHSAPKNRGNATRGADVSFGEYGMKALEPYWLSSRQIEAARISLSRVIKKRGKMWIRIFPDKPITKHAAGTRMGKGKGAPESWVAVVKPGRILYEVEGLTLEEAKEAMRLASAKLPIRTKLVARR